TGACGACAGGGGCCTTCCTTGCTGCCGAAGGCGGACTGAATGCGATCTTCCTCGCCATGCTCGTCATGGTGTCCCTTACGGTGTTTGAAAACGCGGCTCCGATGGCGACGGTACCGGTGTATGCGGAGGATAACCAGACGGCAGGGCGGCGTCTGAACGAAGCGACGTCGGCTCTGCCGCCGGAAGAAGGAGACGCCCTTCCTGAAGGCGGTGCTTCATCCCTGTCCCTCGACGGCGTTCGTCTCGCCTTTGACGAGGCGCATGCGGCGGCACTCGATCATGTGGATGCAGAAATGCCGAAAGGATCGGTGACGGTCCTCGTCGGAGCAAGCGGTTCCGGGAAATCGTCGGTCCTGCACCTCCTCCTCGGGATGCACCAGGCTGATGACGGCACCGTCAGCTGGAACGGACGGCGGATTCATGAGTACACGTTTGAGAGTCTTTACGAAAACAGCAATATCGCCCTGCAGGATGCCCACTTTTTTGCCGGAACCATCCGGGACAACCTGCTCCTTGCGAACGGGGAGGCGAAAGATGCGGATATGCAAAAGGCTCTGGGCGATGTGGCGCTGACGGCCTTTACGCTCGATGATGCCGTGGACGAACAGGGCAAGAACCTCTCCGGCGGGGAGCGGCAGCGTCTTGCATTTGCGAGACTGCTCCTTCGTGAAGCGTCCAACTGGTTTCTCGATGAACCGTTTTCCTCTCTCGATCCTGCGATGGAACGCTCGATGTACGACCTCCTCCGGGAACGGTCGAAAGGCGATACCGTTGTTCTTGTCAGTCACCGGCTGACCGGACTTGAAGAGGCCGATCAGATCATTGTCATGGATGAAGGCAAAGTTGCCGAGTCCGGCACGTATGATGAACTCATGAACCGAAGCGGGATCTTCCGTCAGCTTAAAGAGATCGAACAGTCGGTCTTTCTGAGCAGATCGTAAGGAATCAGCCGGAAGCGAGTTGAATAACCGAAAAAAGAAGCCTGATCCCAGTCACATGGGGTCAGGCTTCTTTATGATGAATAGGATCAGGATTTTATGAGGCTCCCTTTGGCGACGATGGCAAAGATATTGCCTTTTTCCGTCGATTTCTCAATCAGGGTGTGCCCGGTGCTCTTGCACCATGCGTCCACATCCCGGACGAACCCGGTATCGGTGACGCTGATTTTGACCGTCTGGCCGTTGTCGAGTTCTTTGATGGCTTTGTGAAGATTCATAATCGGACCCGGGCAGCTGAGACCTGTGGCATCAATGGTTACATCCGCTCTTCTCACTTCAGGTTCAGGCGTTTCATCTGCGACGATGTCATCGCGGACAGAATCCGTGCAGACATGATGCACGCAGGCATACGTCTTATAGCCGCCGCTCAGGTTGATCGTCTTCACGCCGTGCTGCTCGAGGATTCTCGTGGCGAGATAGCCTCTCAGCCCGACCTGGCATGTGATATAGACCGGCTGATCTTTCGGGAATTCATCGAGACGCTCACGAATCGTATCGAGCGGGATATTAACGGACCCTGGAATGGCGCCCATTTCCACTTCAAGAGGATCGCGGACGTCGACGAGAAAGCCGCCGTTTTCGACGATGGCATCGATCTCATCGTGGTGTACGATGTCAAGATCACCATCGGCCACGTGCGTCGCCACATAGCCGAGCATGTTGACCGGATCCTTCGCAGAAGAATAAGGCGGTGCATAGGCGAGCTCAAGTTCAGGGAGATCGAATACGGTCAGTTCCCCTTTAATGGCCGTTGCGATGACGTCAATCCGCTTATCGACACCGTCGAGGCCGACGCCCTGTGCACCGAAAATTTTCCCGGTTTCAGGATCGAACGTCATTTTCAGTGAGACCGGTGACGCACCCGGGTAGTAGCCGGCATGAGAGCCGGGGTGCACGTGAACGGCTTTGTAATTCACACCGAGCTGCTTCAGCGTCTTTTCGTTATTGCCCGTTGCGGCAACGGTCAAGTCGAACACTTTGGCGATGGATGTGCCGAGGGTACCCTTATAGGCCGTCGGGTTCCCGTGAATTGTATCGGCAACGATCCGTCCCTGGCGGTTCGCAGGCCAGGCGAGCGGTACCATTACCGGTGTGTTCTGGATATAGTCCTTCACCTCGATGGCGTCACCGATGGCGTAAATATGCTCGTCCGTCGTCCGAAGGTATTCGTTGACGAGAATGCCGCCGCGATCGCCGGTCTCAAGACCTGCCTGAACGGCGAGTTCATTTTCCGGACGCACGCCGATGGAGAGAATGGTGATGTCGCTCTCGAGCTCTTCACCGCTGTTAAGAACGACGGTTTTGCCCTGATCACGGAAGGCTTTGACGCCGTCACTGAGGATCAGTTTGCCGTGTTCCTGGATGTGCTGGTGCACGATGGCGGCCATCTCCGGGTCGATCGGCTGCATGACTTGATCGGCCATTTCCACGACTGTAACGTCGATGCCTCTTGCATGCAGGTTTTCCGCCATCTCAAGGCCGATGAATCCGCCTCCGACAACGACGGCTTTTTTCGGGTGACGCTCATCTACCCAGGCTTTGATTTTATCGGTATCCGGAATGTTCCGGAGGGTAAAGACGTTTTGTGTGTCATTCAGTCCGTCGATCGGCGGCACGATCGGACGCGCCCCCGGTGAGAGAATCAGCTCGTCATAGCTCTCTGTATACGTTTCGCCGGTGGCGGCGTTTGTTACGGTCACGGTTTTCTCGTCACGCTGGATGCTTGTGACTTCCGAGAGGTTGCGGATATCGAGGTTGAATTTGCGGCTCATGCCTTCAACGGTCTGAACGAGGAGCTTTTCCCGCTCTTCGATGGAGCCTCCGATGTAGTACGGAAGCCCGCAGTTTGCAAAGGAAATGTGCTCGCCTTTTTCGAAAACCACGATATGGGACGTTTCGTCGATCCGTCTTAATCTTGCTGCAGCTGTTGCGCCTCCGGCAACGCCGCCTACAATCACTATTTTTTTACTCATGGTAACATCCTCCTGTATGGCCATTTCTTCCGGCCTTGTGAATTTTTTAACATAATACCTTTAAGGGTATCTTACAACAGACTTAATGATATGTAAATGGTGTTAACCCGGTGAGTTGTGACGATTTTTTGTCCATTCCGAGAGCGTGCGCTTTCATTCCTGATTTTCGATGAATGGCAGAGACGGTTTCATAAAACAGAACAGGTGTGTAATCATGAAAAACGGGAAAGAAGACAGTGAGGTGATCGCGATGACAACCATGAACGGACTGATTCACTGGCCGACGGTGACCGTTGTTCTGACGATAATCCTTGTCTTAATCGGAACGGGGATCTGGCTTGTAAAGCGGAACCGCCGGATCTGAGCGGATCTTTTCACATGTTTTGTGCGGAATGATACACTGATTCAGTGTGAAAGAAGACACAATCAAACAAACTCAACCAGAGGTGAACAGAGATGGAGAAGCACGATATAAAAACAGATGCCGGTCTGTTTAGGACGATGGAAGAGCGGCATTCGGTGAAATCGTATCAAACCGGTGTGACCATTCCGGATACGGAGATCCGTTCGATGATCGAAATGGCGACGGAGGCCCCTTCTTCCTGGAACCTGCAGCACTGGAAATTCCTTGTCGTTGATGATGAGGAACAAAAGGAGAAACTGCACCGGATCGCGTACGGACAAAACCAGGTCAAAGAATGTTCCGTTGTGATTGCCGTTCTCGGTGATACAAAAGCGAACGAACATGCAGACCGGATTTTTCAGGAAGCGGTCGACAAGGGCCTGATTACCGAAGCGGTAAAAGAAAAAATCGTCAACGGGATCAACGGTGCCTACAACGGCAGTGAGACGTTCCCGAGAGACGAAGCCTTTCTGAATGCATCCCTTGCGGCAATGCAGCTGATGCTCAGTGCCCGCGGTCTCGGCTATGATACCTGTCCGATGGGCGGCTTCGACCGGGAAGCCTTCGTGGAGGAGTTCAACGTGCCTGAGCGTTACGTACCGGTTATGCTTTTGACAGTTGGTGTCCGGGCGGAAGAACCGCGCATCAGCTCGAGGCTTTCAGTTGATGAAGCAATGGTCCGAAATACGTTCTGATACAGAATACACAGGTAACGCGCGTTCTCCCCGATATATCAGGGAGGCGCGCGTTTTCTTCTTACAGGGCGGTTTGTCTGCCCTCTGAGCGGGTATGGAAGGAATAGGGCATACACATTGGAGGTGCACCACCATGGATAAGCAAGTTGTAGCGGTCATGCACAGCCTCGATCAAAAAGAGGGTGTCATGCGTGAACTTGAAATCAAAGGAGTCAAAGAAGAAGCGGTTCAAATCATTCACAGAGACGATGACGAAGCTTCTGAGTATCGGAAATTCTTCGAACAGGGCGATTATGTGGTCCTCGTCGAAGTCGACAAAGAGCTTGGAAAGATTCCCGTTGAGCAGGAAGACACGCTGAGTGAGCACCGCACGCCAAAAGGGCATCACCATCAGCCGCATCATCAGATGAAACAGGGTATGTAACTGAACGCGATCATAAAGGCTGCACCACTGAAGAGGATTCAGGTGCAGCCTGTTTTGTTTTCTGAGCCATATACATATAACAAAGGGGGAAATTGACATGGCAAACACGCATGAATATTGGATGCGTCAGGCGATTGAGCTTGCGAGAGCGTCAAAAATAGCCGGGAACGATCCGTTCGGGGCGCTGCTCGTAAAGGACGGCGAGGTGGTGATGACGGCGACGAATCAGATTCATACGGCAACGGATCCGACCCATCACCCGGAGATTGTCCTCGTCAGGGACTACTGCAGGCAGGAAGGCATCACGGATCTGAAAGACGTCACACTCTATACGAGCTGTGAGCCCTGTGTCATGTGCAGCGGTGCGATGGTCTGGTCGAACCTCGGACGTCTCGTCTACAGCGTTTCCCATGAACAGCTTCTCGGCATAACCGCGAGCAATATTCAGCTGTCCTCCGGGGATGTGTTTTTGAACAGCCCGTGGAAACCGGAGGTCATTCCGCTTGTATGCAATGAGGAAGGACTCCGTCTGTTTTCATAAGGGTGCAGGTCTTCGGGAGGGCGGGATTGCACGGTAAGTACCTGTATTTGGCAGGCATTTTTTCACATTTCAAATAGGCAACGTCTCCCTCTCGTGGTATAATACAGTTAAACAGATCAAATGCCAGGCAGGCGGGGGTGAACGGATGTTTCGGAAGGTCAAACGGATTACACTGAACGCACGACTGTTGATTTATACCTTTCTGTTACTGACAATGACGGCCCTCGTCATTGGCTTTTCGAGTTTTCAGCTGTCAAAGAATGCCCTCGATGAGAGAGGGCGCGACATATTGGAGAACGGAGTTCATTCGGCGATAATGCTCATCGAAGAGCGGCAACGCGCTGTGGAAGAAGGACGGCGCTCCCTTGACGGTGCCCAGGAGAGTATCAAAGAGATCCTCCTTGGCCCGATGAATGAAGACGGGACGAGGCCCATTGACGGACCGGTCGATCTCGGCGAGCACGGGTACTTTATCATCTACAGCCCGGACGGGTATGAGGTGATGCATCCGACCCTTGAAGGGCAGAACGTCCTGAATGCGACGGATATGAACGGTAACGAAGACGACCCGTATTTCTTTGTGCAGGACAAGATCAACGGGGCCATGGCCGGGGGCAGTTTTGTCACCTATACGTGGGATTTGCCCCATGAAGACGGAACCGGTGAGAAGATCGCGTACTCCGAATATAATGAGGAATGGGAATGGATTGTGTCGGCGAGTACATACATGAGTGATTTCAATGAAGAAGCCGATTCGATTATGTGGGTGACATTTGCGATGATTGCGCTTTTGGTCCTTCTCGGCGTTCTGTTGTCGGTGTACTTCTTCTCAGGGTTCACCAAACCCCTCATGGCCCTTGATCAGGCGATGACGAAGCTGAAAAAGGGACAGTATGAGAAAGTGACGGTTGTCGGGCGTCAGGACGAAGTCGGCCAGCTGACGTCGAGCTTTAATGACATGGTGGAAGCAATGGAAGAGAAAGATGAACGGATTTTCCGCTATGCCTACTACGATGATCTCACCGGTCTTCCAAACCGGAACTGGCTGAATGATTACGTGGAAAAGCGGCTCGGTGATGCCGGACCGGATATGTACCTGATTTTGCTTGACGTGCGTAACTTTAAGGTGATCAATTCCCTGTACGGCCATTCATACGGCGATCAGATGATCCGTACCCTCGGAAAGGTGCTCAAAGAGGCGGAGGCCGGTGAAGTCCGCCCGGCAAGAATCGGGGGCAATGAATTCGGCGTCTGGGTCGAACAGACCGACGGTGGAGCGCTTCGGACGTTTATTGAATCCGGAAAAGCCAAACTGAATGACGTCCACCGTAAAGAAGAGGAATGGCAGCCGCTCCGGTTCCATATCGGGGTTGCACAGGTGATTGGCGATCTGACCGGCTTTGAGGATCTTTATCAGCGGGCCTCTGTCGCCATGCAGGTGGCGAAGAATCAGGACCTCGATGATTCCGTGATGTTTACAAAAGAAATGCTTGAGGCCATTGAAGAGGATAACCGCTTCAAAAACGGCCTTGAAGACGCGATGATCCGTGGTGAGTTTGAACTCTACTATCAGGAGAAGCGCTATCTGTCAGATGCGTCGGTCATGGGCCTGGAAGCCCTGTGCCGCTGGGAGTCCCCGACGTTTGGCATGGTCAGTCCCGCCCGCTTTATTCCGATGCTTGATCAGAACGGCATGATGGTCCCCTTTACGGAATACGTGACGGTGAAGGCCCTAACGGATTATCCGGAGCTTGCGAGGCTTTACGGACCTGATGTGGAGGTCTCCATCAACATTCCGCCGAACGTCTTTCTCCTTGATGAGTACCGGTCATTTCTCATGCAGGAAGTGAAGAGACGGGGGATCAGACCCGAGCGGATCATCCTTGAGATCACCGAAGACGTCTTCATCGCCGATATGAGCGTGGTCATTGCCGCAGTCGATTCCCTCCGGGCATTCGGGTTCCGGATTTCCCTCGACGACTTCGGGACCGGCTACTCGTCTCTCAGCTATATCAGTCAGCTTCAGACCGATGAAGTCAAGGTCGACAAATCCTTCATTGATCAGATGGAGATGAATGAGCGCTCATGGAATCTTCTGAAGTCAATTATCCGCATTGCCAAATCGATGAACTATCAGGTCGTGGCGGAAGGTGTGGAAACGGCTGAACAGGTGATGAAACTGAAAGAAACGGGCTGCGACATCGTACAGGGTTACGTATATTCCAAACCGCTCCCGCTTAAACGCATATCCTGAATACCATCCGGTTCTTCTGTCAAAGGAAGAGCCGGTTTTTTATTGATGTAAAGGAGCGCGCTGCCCGTTTTCAGGCGATTCGATTCAGATGGTCAGATTCTTAATGGTTAATGGACGAAAATTCTGAACGTTCGTGATATGATGAAAGACAGAAACCTGTAGTATTCGGGTGTATTTGAGGAGGTTATTCGTTGTGAAAACAAAATCCTATCAGTCCCTTGTCGAGCATGACCAGGTAAGGGCCTTAATTGATAATGTGGAACAGGTGGTTGTCGGAAAACGGCGTGAAGTGGAACTGAGTGTGGTGGCGCTCTTATGCGGCGGTCATGTGCTCCTTGAAGACGTGCCGGGTGTCGGCAAAACGATGATGGTCAGGGCGATTGCGAAATCCATCGGTGCGGCGTTCAAACGGATCCAGTTCACCCCCGACCTGTTGCCTTCCGACGTGACGGGTGTATCGGTATTTAATCAAAAGGAGATGGTGTTTCAGTTCCGGCCCGGTCCGGTCATGTCCAATATTGTCCTCGCCGATGAGATCAACCGTACGTCACCGAAGACGCAGGCGGCGCTCCTTGAGGCCCTTGAAGAAGGGAGTGTCACCGTTGACGGTGAGACGAGAGAGCTTGAGGATCCGTTTCTCGTTATGGCAACGCAGAACCCGATTGAATACAGCGGAACGTATCCCCTTCCGGAAGCGCAGCTTGACCGCTTTTTGTTCAAGTTCAAAATCGGCTATCCGACGAAATCTGAGGAGCTTGACGTCTTGAACCGGGTCGAAAACAATCACCCCATCGAACGGATTCAGGAAGTCCTCAGTCTCACCGATGTGACGGCGATGAAGACGGACGTGCAGGACGTGCGTGTTCATGATTCCATCAAACAGTACATCATTGACCTTGTCACGTCGACGAGGCTGCATCATGCGGTCTCCCTCGGGGCGAGCCCGCGGGCTTCGATTGCACTGATGAAAGCCGCCCAGGCCTTTGCTTTTATGCAGGGACGGACGTATGCCGTACCGGATGATGTGAAGTTTCTCGCGCCTTTTGTCCTCCGGCACAGAATGATCCTGACCTCCGATGCGAAACTCTCGAATCAGACCAGTGAACGGGTGGTCACGGAAGTGATTGAACAGGTCCGTGTTCCTGCCGGGGAAGAGATGCGCTGATGAAATGGCGCGAATGGTCAGGCTGGTTCTGGATCAAGGTGGCGCTTCGGGCAGCGCTCGTTCTCGCCATTGTCGGCGGGCTGTTCAGCTATGCCATGTTCCAGGGCGGGTTTGTAAGCTGGTTTTTGTTCTACAGCGTCACGGTGCTGATTGTCCTGATGGTGCTGTATGCCCTTATCCCCCTGGGGCATTTTGAGGTGAAACGGATCATCGGACAGTCGGCGCTTCCTGCAGGAAGTGACGTGCGAATTCAGGTGCAGATCACGCGGAAATGGCCGTTTCCCTTTTTGTATCTAGGTGTGAAAGATGAGATGGAGCGTCGGCTTGAACGGCAGGTCGGAGGCAGACAGTCAGAGATGATCTTTTACCCATCGGTGAAGAAGGAACTCGTTTATGACTATCAGGTGGAGGACATCCGGCGGGGCAGCTATCAGTTTCTCGGGACGTGGCTTACAACGAGCGATGTATTCGGCTGGGTGACCAAACGGCGCTTTACGACGACGCCGGACTGGCTCCTCGTCTATCCCGATTACCACCCGATCGATTCCTGGGAGGCCTTTGAGCGTCATGAGACGGAGACGAGACAGTCCAATCAGGACTTTGTTGAGGACCGGACGTCCATCGCCGGGGCGCGGGAATACGTACCCGGGGACAAGCTGACGAGCATCGACTGGAAAGTCACCGCCCGCTCGACGAAGCTGATGACGAAAGAATTCGAAGATTATATCGGCCAGAATTTCATGATTCTGCTCAGTAATTTTATCCCTGATGCCACTTACGATACCCTGCAGTCCTATGAGGAAGGCATTGAGCTTGCGACGTCGATCATCATGTATGCCTATGAACGTCAGCTCGATGTGGGCATGATGACAGTCGGACGCTATACGCAGGCTTTTCCCCTGCAAAATGGCAGTGATCATCAGAAGAAGCTCGTGACCCATCTCTCGGAGATTCAGCCCGATGAAGAAGGGAGCTTCGCCGTGAAACTCGTGGACGTCGAGCAGGAGCTGACCAGCGGGTCGACGGTGATTGTCATTGCGACCGCCCTGGATGATGACCTCCTGAGTCAGCTCAAGACTCTCGCAGCGAGGGGGCGTTCGATTTACTTTTTCCTCATGACGAAAGAGAAGGATTCGTTTGATCAGTGGGAAACCGGGCGTCAAAAGGAACTTGAACGGGCAGGGATCATCACGACCCGGCTTGATACAGGGGATATTGACAGCTACTCGAAACAACAGGCAGGTGAAGGCCAATGAAGCAAAAGCAAAAACGGTCGTTCTCTGTCGTGCATCTCTTTATTTATGTGCTTGCCTTTCTGATCCTTTGGGAGTGGCTCAGGCCGATCCCGGCTGTGACGGATACGTCGAGTATTGAGGTCTTTTTGCTCTTTGCCGCAGTCAGTGCCGCGCTCATCTATATCCGTCTGCCTTTTTGGGTGAACATCCCGACCCTCGCGGTTTTTGCAGTCTTCGGGCTGCATCGGATCTTCTATGAGGGGCCTTTTTTCTCGAGGGAAGGAGGCGGCGAATCAGTCAGGCTGATCGGCGGTGAGATCCGTCATAATGCCGCCCTTCTGATCAGTGGTGATATGGAGCTTCTGACGAATCCGTTTCGTACTCTCCTGTTGTTTCTGCTTTTGGCACTGATCTGTTACTTAATGTACTTCTGGGTGTTTCAGACGAGGCGGGTGTTCTTTTTCCTCCTTGCGACGGTTGTGTACATTACGATTCTCGACACGTTCACCGTCGTGGATGCCTCGCAGGCGATCGTACGGATTGTGGTCATCGGCTTCTTCATGATGACGCTTCTTCATATGCTTGCCGTGCAGGAAGAGGAGAAGAACATCGGCAGGGAGTCGGAGCCGGTGCTGCCGGCGGCATGGATGTACACTCTCACCGCCATGGTCACTGTCGCCCTTGCCGCGGGTTTTCTCCTGCCTAAGCCCGATCCGCAGTGGTCGGATCCTGTTCCGGCGATGCGCAGTTTCCTGACCGGTGAAGGGGGCATTGGCGGCGGTGGCGGAACGATCCGCCGTGTCGGATACGGGGACAACGATGAACGGCTCGGCGGCGGCTTTGTGGAAGATGAGAGCGTCGTCTTCGAAGCGGTCGTCGACGGACCGGTTTACTGGCGCGGGGAATCGAAAGATGAGTACACGGGGCTCGGCTGGGTCAATTCCGAGACGGATTTTCAGCCGGCGACGGATGTCTTCGATCCGGATCGGATTGATTACTGGATGTATGATGAGGATCTGACGTCCGGCGAGGATTGGCTCGAAGCGGACGTCGAGATGGTGACAGAGGCTGATTTTCCGCTCTTCTTCTATGCGGGACAGCCGATGGATATCCCTGGTGAAAGCGTCGGTGCCTCTGTCGACGTGACGCCGCAAACGGCGTTTGTGGATCCGCTCACAGGCCGGATTGAGGCCACTGAGCCGGGTCAGGGCGAACGGATTGATTCCTATACGTTCAGCTACAAAGACTTCAGCTTCCCGATCCCGACAATGCAGGAGACCGAAGAGAATGATCCGCAGGCACTCTTTGAGCGGTACACCCAATTGCCTGACGATTTGCCGGAGCGGGTGATTGACCTTGCCTTTGAAATCACCGAAGAGGAAGACAACCGCTATGACAAGGCTGTCGCGGTGGAACAGTATTTCGGTCAGAACGATTTCGTCTACCAGACGACGGATGTTCCGGTTCCTGAAGAGGGACAGGACTATGTGGACCAGTTTCTTTTTGAGACACAGGCCGGGTACTGTGACAACTACTCCACCTCGATGGTCGTTCTTCTGAGGGCCCTTGACATCCCGGCACGCTGGGTGAAGGGCTTTACATCAGGTGAACAGACAGAGGTACTTGACGACGGACGCTCTGTTTACGAAGTGTCCAATACAAACGCCCATTCCTGGGTGGAAGTGTATTTCCCGGAAGTCGGCTGGGTTCCGTTTGAGCCGACGCAGGGCTTTGAGAACTACGCCGATTTTCAGACGGAACCGATCGAGATCGATCTCGATCTTGACGGAGAGGATGCGGAAGACCCCGATGATCCGGAGCGTCCGGATACGCCGGACTCGGAATTTCCGGATCCGGACGAAGGCTTTGATCCGGGTGAAGCCGTCGGTGACGGCGGTGACGGGACAGGCGCTGCGCCGTTCCGGGACTTCCTGACGCCGGGGAATATCCTGATATCCCTTGTTGTCCTGTTCTTCGTGCTCTTTGCCTATCAGAAGCAGAGTAAGCTCATGAACCGCTTTTTCTTTCTCATCTATAAACTGAAGGGAACCGACCGTTCCTTCTTGAAGGCGTACAGACGCCTGTTGTGGCTCCTCGAGAAAGAAGGACTGCCACGCGGAGAAGGCGAGACGCTCCGCGAATACGCAAGACGGGCGGATCAGGCCTTCAGTTCGCAGGCGATGTCGAAGCTGACGAAGGCCTATGAGCGGATCTACTACGGGGGATTTGATCCTGACGGTGACTGGCAAAAGCACCGGAAAGACTGGGAAGAAATGTTGAAACGGCTCTATCAGTAGCCCTTGACCGCTTTGGTCCGTCCTGTTAAAATGAATCAATCTGACACGCATAACGTGAACACGCTTCGTATATCTCCGGAAATAGGGTCCGGAAGTCTCTACCGGGTGACCGTAAATCACCCGACTATGAAGGTGGCTTTGACCCTCCGGTGTGAGGGATGAGTCCGCCTTCGCTCCTGAACTGATCAGGACGGAGGCGGTTTTTTGTTCACCCGGAAGGGACGCGGCACTTGGTGTGCGGTGGTCATTAGCGGCGTCTATTACACAGACAGAGGTGAAGGATATGGAAGAATTAAACGAAAGAATCATTGTCCTTGATTTTGGCGGACAGTACAATCAGCTGATTACCCGCAGGATCCGGGATCTCGGGGTATTCAGTGAGCTCGTGAGCCATAAGGTGACGGCAGATGACGTGAAGGCGATGAATCCGACGGGGATTATTTTCTCCGGAGGCCCGGGGAGTGTATACGCAGACGGCGCTCCGCGCTGTGATGAAGCGATTTTTGATCTGGGGATTCCGGTCCTTGGGATCTGTTACGGCATGCAGCTGATGACGGATCATTTCAACGGCTCCGTTGAAGCGGCGAACCACCGGGAATACGGCAAGGCTGCCATCACGATCGAACATCCATCAAAGCTCTTTAAGGATCTCCCTCTTGAACAGATGGTATGGATGAGCCACGGGGATCTTGTCAAAGCTCCGCCTGAAGGGTTTCAGGTCGATGCAGTGAATCCGAGCTGCCCGGTTGCGGCGATGAGCAATGAAGCAAAAAACCTGTACGGGGTGCAGTTTCACCCGGAAGTGCAGAACACCGAACACGGCAATGCCATGCTGAAGAACTTCATCTATGAAGTGTGCGGCTGTGAAGGCAACTGGTCGATGGAGAACTTTATCGATATCGAAGTGGAGAAGATCCGTGAGAACGTCGGCGACCGCAAAGTGCTCTGCGCGTTAAGCGGCGGCGTGGACTCCTCGGTTGTCGCAGCGCTTGTCCATAAAGCCATCGGCGACCAACTGATCTGTATGTTCATCGATCACGGCCTTCTCCGTAAGAATGAAGCGAAGAGCGTCATGGAGACCTTTGCCGAAGGGTTCGATATGAACGTCATAAAGATCGATGCCCAGGAGCGCTTTTTGGGG
This genomic window from [Bacillus] selenitireducens MLS10 contains:
- a CDS encoding DUF4129 domain-containing transglutaminase family protein, with the translated sequence MKQKQKRSFSVVHLFIYVLAFLILWEWLRPIPAVTDTSSIEVFLLFAAVSAALIYIRLPFWVNIPTLAVFAVFGLHRIFYEGPFFSREGGGESVRLIGGEIRHNAALLISGDMELLTNPFRTLLLFLLLALICYLMYFWVFQTRRVFFFLLATVVYITILDTFTVVDASQAIVRIVVIGFFMMTLLHMLAVQEEEKNIGRESEPVLPAAWMYTLTAMVTVALAAGFLLPKPDPQWSDPVPAMRSFLTGEGGIGGGGGTIRRVGYGDNDERLGGGFVEDESVVFEAVVDGPVYWRGESKDEYTGLGWVNSETDFQPATDVFDPDRIDYWMYDEDLTSGEDWLEADVEMVTEADFPLFFYAGQPMDIPGESVGASVDVTPQTAFVDPLTGRIEATEPGQGERIDSYTFSYKDFSFPIPTMQETEENDPQALFERYTQLPDDLPERVIDLAFEITEEEDNRYDKAVAVEQYFGQNDFVYQTTDVPVPEEGQDYVDQFLFETQAGYCDNYSTSMVVLLRALDIPARWVKGFTSGEQTEVLDDGRSVYEVSNTNAHSWVEVYFPEVGWVPFEPTQGFENYADFQTEPIEIDLDLDGEDAEDPDDPERPDTPDSEFPDPDEGFDPGEAVGDGGDGTGAAPFRDFLTPGNILISLVVLFFVLFAYQKQSKLMNRFFFLIYKLKGTDRSFLKAYRRLLWLLEKEGLPRGEGETLREYARRADQAFSSQAMSKLTKAYERIYYGGFDPDGDWQKHRKDWEEMLKRLYQ
- the guaA gene encoding glutamine-hydrolyzing GMP synthase, whose amino-acid sequence is MEELNERIIVLDFGGQYNQLITRRIRDLGVFSELVSHKVTADDVKAMNPTGIIFSGGPGSVYADGAPRCDEAIFDLGIPVLGICYGMQLMTDHFNGSVEAANHREYGKAAITIEHPSKLFKDLPLEQMVWMSHGDLVKAPPEGFQVDAVNPSCPVAAMSNEAKNLYGVQFHPEVQNTEHGNAMLKNFIYEVCGCEGNWSMENFIDIEVEKIRENVGDRKVLCALSGGVDSSVVAALVHKAIGDQLICMFIDHGLLRKNEAKSVMETFAEGFDMNVIKIDAQERFLGKLAGVSDPEQKRKIIGNEFIYIFEEEAAKLEDVDFLAQGTLYTDIIESGTDTAQTIKSHHNVGGLPEDMKFDLIEPLNTLFKDEVRAVGSELGLSDEIVWRQPFPGPGLGIRVLGEITDEKLEIVRESDQILRDEIKKAGLDRHIWQYFTALPDMRSVGVMGDARTYDYTVGIRAVTSIDGMTSDWARIPYDVLEIISTRIVNEVKHVNRVVYDITSKPPSTIEWE
- a CDS encoding DUF58 domain-containing protein yields the protein MKWREWSGWFWIKVALRAALVLAIVGGLFSYAMFQGGFVSWFLFYSVTVLIVLMVLYALIPLGHFEVKRIIGQSALPAGSDVRIQVQITRKWPFPFLYLGVKDEMERRLERQVGGRQSEMIFYPSVKKELVYDYQVEDIRRGSYQFLGTWLTTSDVFGWVTKRRFTTTPDWLLVYPDYHPIDSWEAFERHETETRQSNQDFVEDRTSIAGAREYVPGDKLTSIDWKVTARSTKLMTKEFEDYIGQNFMILLSNFIPDATYDTLQSYEEGIELATSIIMYAYERQLDVGMMTVGRYTQAFPLQNGSDHQKKLVTHLSEIQPDEEGSFAVKLVDVEQELTSGSTVIVIATALDDDLLSQLKTLAARGRSIYFFLMTKEKDSFDQWETGRQKELERAGIITTRLDTGDIDSYSKQQAGEGQ